Proteins found in one Papio anubis isolate 15944 chromosome 13, Panubis1.0, whole genome shotgun sequence genomic segment:
- the LOC100998687 gene encoding LOW QUALITY PROTEIN: olfactory receptor 13D1 (The sequence of the model RefSeq protein was modified relative to this genomic sequence to represent the inferred CDS: inserted 3 bases in 2 codons; deleted 1 base in 1 codon; substituted 1 base at 1 genomic stop codon), whose product MYRFTEFGVSKISIYLNHVLFYTQQAGDLEHMETXVTEFFLVGLPQYLELQLFLLMLCLIMYLIILLGNSLLIIIRILDSHLHTPMYFFLGNLSFLDICYTSSSIPPMLIIFMSERKSISFAVCALLMVVSLGLGSTERVLLAVMVFDHYVAICNPLRYSIIRNRVLYVQMAAXSWIIGCLTSLMQTVLTMTLPFCENNVIDHITCEILALLKLVCSDITINVLITTVTNVVLLVISLLLIFISYMFILSSILIINSAEGRRXFSTCSAHSVVVILLYGSALFMYMKPKSKNTNTSDEIIGLSYGVVTPMLNPMMYSLRNKEVKEAVKKVLSRHLHLLKM is encoded by the exons ATGTACAGATTTACAGAGTTTGGTGTATCAAAGATTTCAATTTACCTGAATCATGTCCTTTTCTATACCCAGCAGGCAGGTGACCTAGAACACATGGAGAC AGTGACTGAATTCTTTCTGGTGGGGCTTCCCCAATATCTAGAGCTCCAGCTTTTTCTGTTAATGCTCTGCCTCATCATGTACCTGATAATCCTCCTGGGAAATAGCCTCCTCATTATCATCAGGATCCTGGATTCTCACCTCCATACT cccatgtatttctttcttggaAACCTCTCATTCTTGGACATCTGTTACACATCATCATCCATTCCTCCAATGCTTATTATATTTATGTCGGAAAGAAAATCCATCTCCTTCGCTGTCTGTGCTCTGCTGATGGTTGTTTCCCTTGGCTTGGGCTCCACTGAGCGTGTCCTCCTGGCTGTGATGGTCTTTGACCACTATGTGGCCATCTGCAACCCACTGAGGTACTCCATCATCAGGAACAGAGTGCTGTATGTGCAAATGGCTGCCTAGTCCTGGATCATAGGCTGTCTGACCTCCCTAATGCAAACAGTTCTGACAATGACATTGCCTTTCTGTGAGAATAATGTCATTGATCATATTACCTGTGAAATCTTGGCCCTTCTAAAACTTGTTTGTTCAGATATCACCATCAATGTGCTTATCACAACAGTGACAAATGTTGTTTTACTGGTGATTTCTCTACTGTTAATTTTCATCTCCTATATGTTTATTCTCTCTTCCATCCTGATAATTAATTCTGCTGAGGGAAGAA ACTTTTCTACCTGTTCAGCACACTCAGTTGTGGTCATCTTACTCTATGGTTCAGCCCTTTTTATGTACATGAAACCCAAGTCAAAGAACACTAACACGTCTGATGAGATTATTGGGCTGTCTTATGGAGTGGTAACCCCAATGTTAAATCCCATGATGTATAGCCTCAGGAATAAAGAGGTCAAAGAGGCTGTAAAGAAAGTCCTGAGCAGACATCTGCATTTATTGAAAATGTGA